One segment of Clostridium botulinum DNA contains the following:
- a CDS encoding YggS family pyridoxal phosphate-dependent enzyme — MGIKENIEKLKLEIPKNVELLAVSKTKPIEDLKQAYEAGIRDFGENKVQELVSKEEVLPKDIRWHLIGNLQTNKVKYLVDKVYLIHSLSSIKLLNEIEKVFEKNNTVANVLIQINIGREESKSGILKEELQGIIEAIEACNYVLAKGIMVIIPKGDEKNNRKYFKETKEIFDYLKVRKYKNIKMEVLSMGMTHDFNEAIEEGSTLVRIGQGIFGERNYSTGGEK; from the coding sequence ATGGGCATTAAGGAAAATATAGAAAAACTAAAATTGGAAATTCCTAAGAATGTAGAGCTCCTGGCTGTTTCTAAAACCAAACCTATAGAGGATTTAAAACAAGCATATGAAGCAGGAATTAGAGATTTTGGTGAAAATAAAGTACAAGAACTTGTTAGCAAAGAAGAAGTTCTTCCAAAGGATATAAGATGGCACCTAATAGGCAATCTTCAAACTAATAAAGTTAAATATTTGGTGGATAAAGTTTACTTAATACATTCTTTGTCTAGTATAAAACTTTTGAATGAAATTGAAAAAGTTTTTGAAAAAAATAATACAGTAGCAAATGTATTAATTCAAATAAATATTGGTAGAGAAGAAAGCAAAAGTGGAATATTAAAAGAAGAACTACAAGGTATAATAGAAGCTATTGAAGCATGTAATTATGTATTGGCTAAAGGAATCATGGTTATTATTCCTAAAGGTGATGAAAAAAATAATAGAAAATACTTTAAGGAAACGAAGGAAATATTCGATTATTTAAAAGTAAGGAAATATAAGAATATAAAAATGGAAGTGCTTTCCATGGGAATGACTCATGATTTTAATGAGGCAATAGAAGAAGGCTCTACCTTGGTAAGAATTGGGCAGGGGATATTTGGAGAAAGAAATTATAGTACAGGAGGAGAAAAATAA
- a CDS encoding small basic family protein, translating into MIAIIGLLIGVILGFVFDVNISESFSPYMSVAILACLDSVFGAVRANLSKNFQTDIFISGFFGNALLAAGLAYLGDKLGIPIYIAAVIVFGGRIFNNFAIIRRLLLEKLKSR; encoded by the coding sequence TTGATTGCAATAATTGGTCTATTGATAGGAGTCATATTAGGTTTTGTATTTGATGTTAATATTTCTGAAAGTTTTTCGCCATATATGTCAGTTGCAATACTTGCATGTTTAGACTCAGTCTTTGGTGCAGTAAGAGCAAATTTATCTAAAAATTTTCAAACAGATATATTTATATCAGGATTTTTTGGTAATGCATTACTTGCAGCGGGGTTAGCATATCTTGGAGATAAACTTGGAATTCCTATATACATAGCTGCGGTAATAGTATTTGGTGGTAGAATTTTTAATAATTTTGCTATAATAAGAAGACTCCTATTGGAAAAATTAAAATCGCGCTAA
- the pyrR gene encoding bifunctional pyr operon transcriptional regulator/uracil phosphoribosyltransferase PyrR translates to MELKSTLLDDKAIKRTLIRISHEIIERNKGVEDIVLIGIKRRGYPLAQRIADQIEGIEGRKVDVGYVDITLYRDDLTIVEKDPTVKSIDIETSIKDKKVILVDDVLYTCRTVRAAIDAVMDLDRPEGIQLAVLIDRGHKELPIRADYVGKNIPTSKNEVIKVMLNEIDGEDSVKIYDSIN, encoded by the coding sequence ATGGAATTGAAATCAACTTTATTAGATGATAAAGCTATAAAAAGAACATTAATTAGAATTTCTCATGAAATAATTGAAAGAAATAAAGGCGTGGAAGACATAGTTCTTATTGGTATAAAAAGAAGAGGATATCCATTAGCACAGAGAATAGCAGATCAGATTGAAGGTATAGAAGGTAGAAAAGTAGATGTTGGATATGTTGATATAACTTTGTATAGAGATGATCTTACAATAGTTGAAAAGGATCCTACAGTTAAAAGCATAGATATAGAAACATCTATAAAAGATAAGAAGGTAATATTAGTTGATGATGTATTATATACATGCAGGACAGTTAGAGCTGCTATTGATGCGGTCATGGATTTAGATAGACCTGAAGGTATACAATTAGCAGTTTTGATAGATAGAGGACACAAGGAATTACCTATAAGAGCAGATTATGTTGGTAAGAATATACCTACATCTAAAAATGAAGTTATAAAAGTTATGTTAAATGAAATTGATGGAGAAGATTCTGTAAAGATATATGATTCGATTAATTAG
- a CDS encoding Rqc2 family fibronectin-binding protein — protein MALDGIYLYSLVNDLKNSILDSKIDKINQPEKDEIILTLRKERKNLKLLISASPRFARIHLTNSTKSNPIKAPMYLMVLRKYLLGGRITKLTQKNNDRVLVMDIENRDELGFNSIYSLIIEIMGRHSNITLVRNRDNKVMESIKHITPDINTFRVLYPGVNYVYPPESNKLNPLLFEYEDFNNFISNNSIIFDESFFSKTFTGISKLLSSDLYYNIIKTNSSPTREEIYEIFKNFILNLDKNLSYTIYTNDSGVYKDFYFLKLSSLEANFSTLEYDNPNILMDDFFYKKDKQDRLHNKSIDLQKLIITNIDRCKKKSKILHETLKECDEKENSRIKGDLLTSYIYSIKKGDTKASLLNYYSEQEEYLEIRLDPFKTPSENVQAYYKKYNKLKISEEYAKSQLDKNIKEEEYLNSVLTNIQNVESYDEIGDIKNELVETGYIRFKKSDKINKKKKTSKPHHFKSSDGIDIYVGKNNLQNDYLSLKFANKNYLWLHTKDIPGSHVIIAEYEIPDKTLEEAAIIAAYYSKAKNSSKVPVDYTKVKELKKPNGAKPGMVIYHTNKTVIVEPKDFDNLNLES, from the coding sequence ATGGCACTAGACGGTATCTACTTATATAGTTTAGTTAATGATTTAAAAAATTCAATATTAGATTCTAAAATAGATAAAATAAATCAACCTGAAAAAGATGAAATAATCTTAACGCTAAGAAAAGAACGTAAAAATTTAAAACTTTTAATATCAGCATCTCCAAGATTTGCTAGAATTCACTTAACTAATTCAACTAAAAGCAATCCTATAAAAGCACCAATGTATTTAATGGTACTACGTAAATACTTATTAGGTGGTAGAATTACTAAATTAACTCAAAAAAATAATGATAGAGTTTTAGTAATGGATATAGAAAATCGTGATGAATTAGGCTTTAATAGCATTTATTCACTTATAATTGAAATTATGGGCCGACATTCTAATATCACATTAGTTAGAAATAGGGATAATAAGGTTATGGAATCAATAAAACACATAACCCCAGATATTAATACTTTTAGAGTTCTCTATCCTGGTGTTAATTATGTCTATCCACCAGAATCTAATAAATTAAATCCTCTACTATTTGAATATGAAGATTTTAATAATTTTATATCTAATAATTCAATAATTTTTGATGAAAGTTTCTTTTCAAAAACTTTTACAGGTATTAGTAAATTATTGTCTTCAGATTTATATTATAACATTATAAAAACTAATTCATCACCTACTAGAGAAGAAATTTATGAAATTTTTAAGAATTTCATATTAAATCTTGATAAAAATCTTTCATACACTATTTATACTAATGATAGTGGGGTATATAAAGATTTTTATTTCTTAAAATTATCTTCTTTAGAAGCTAATTTTTCTACTCTAGAATATGATAATCCTAATATACTTATGGATGATTTCTTTTATAAAAAAGATAAACAAGATAGACTTCATAATAAATCTATAGATTTACAAAAATTAATTATTACAAATATAGATAGATGTAAAAAGAAATCAAAAATTCTACATGAAACGTTAAAAGAATGTGATGAAAAAGAAAATTCAAGAATTAAAGGTGATTTATTAACATCATATATATATAGTATAAAAAAAGGTGATACTAAAGCTTCTCTTTTAAATTATTATAGTGAACAAGAGGAATATTTAGAAATAAGATTAGATCCATTTAAAACTCCTTCTGAAAATGTGCAAGCTTACTATAAAAAATATAATAAACTGAAAATTTCAGAAGAGTATGCTAAATCTCAGCTTGATAAGAATATTAAAGAAGAAGAGTATTTAAATTCTGTTCTTACTAATATTCAAAATGTAGAAAGCTATGATGAAATAGGGGATATAAAAAATGAGCTTGTTGAAACTGGTTATATACGATTTAAAAAATCTGATAAAATCAATAAAAAGAAAAAAACCTCTAAACCACACCATTTTAAATCTAGTGATGGTATAGATATCTATGTTGGTAAAAATAACTTACAAAATGATTATTTAAGTTTAAAATTTGCTAATAAAAATTATCTTTGGTTACATACAAAAGATATTCCTGGCTCTCACGTTATTATTGCTGAATATGAAATACCAGATAAAACTTTAGAAGAAGCTGCAATAATAGCAGCTTACTATAGCAAAGCTAAAAATTCTTCAAAGGTTCCAGTTGACTATACAAAAGTTAAGGAACTTAAAAAGCCAAATGGCGCAAAACCTGGTATGGTAATTTACCATACAAATAAAACAGTAATAGTAGAACCAAAAGATTTTGATAATTTAAATTTAGAATCGTAA
- a CDS encoding RluA family pseudouridine synthase, which translates to MEENILKVSKENEGIRIDKYLSEMLNGKSRSFIQGLIEKESIKVNNKLIKSNYKLKACDEIVITMPEAEILKVESEDIDLDILYEDKDVIVVNKEQGMVVHPAPGNYNGTLVNALLFHCTDLSSINGVIRPGIVHRIDKDTSGVLVIAKNDESHNKLAAQLKDHSMNREYYALVEGRFKNDSGVIDKPLGRDKKNRLKIAITEDGRRAITHYEVLERYDTGCTLIKCKLETGRTHQIRVHMASLGHPLVGDPLYGFKKQRFKLKGQMLHAKKLGFIHPTKNEYMEFETNLPEYFEEIIEKLR; encoded by the coding sequence ATGGAAGAAAATATTTTAAAAGTAAGTAAAGAGAATGAGGGAATTAGAATAGATAAATATTTAAGTGAAATGTTAAATGGAAAATCTCGTTCTTTTATTCAAGGCCTTATTGAAAAAGAGAGCATTAAGGTAAATAATAAATTAATTAAAAGCAATTATAAGTTAAAAGCTTGTGATGAAATAGTAATAACAATGCCAGAAGCTGAAATTTTAAAAGTTGAATCAGAAGATATAGATTTAGATATACTATATGAGGATAAGGATGTAATAGTAGTAAATAAAGAGCAAGGAATGGTTGTTCATCCAGCACCAGGTAATTATAATGGAACGTTAGTAAATGCATTATTGTTCCATTGTACGGATTTGTCTAGTATAAATGGAGTTATAAGACCAGGAATAGTACATAGGATAGATAAAGATACTTCAGGAGTATTAGTAATAGCTAAAAATGATGAATCTCATAATAAATTAGCAGCTCAACTTAAAGATCACTCAATGAATAGAGAATATTATGCTTTAGTAGAGGGGAGATTTAAGAATGATTCAGGCGTTATAGATAAGCCATTAGGAAGAGATAAGAAGAATAGGCTAAAAATTGCAATAACTGAAGATGGAAGAAGAGCAATAACTCACTATGAAGTTTTAGAAAGATATGATACAGGGTGTACACTGATAAAATGTAAATTGGAAACAGGAAGAACTCATCAAATAAGAGTACATATGGCATCACTTGGTCATCCTTTAGTGGGAGATCCTCTTTATGGATTTAAAAAACAAAGGTTTAAACTAAAGGGACAAATGTTGCATGCTAAAAAGTTAGGATTTATACATCCAACTAAAAATGAATACATGGAATTTGAGACTAATTTACCAGAATACTTTGAAGAAATAATAGAAAAATTAAGATGA
- the dapF gene encoding diaminopimelate epimerase, producing the protein MEFYKMHGAGNDFIFIEDFNCEIKDECNLAKKVCDRHFGIGADGLVIVRKSKKSSAKMVIINSDGSRANMCGNAIRCFGKYVYENKIINKLKFSIETEDGIKEIELILKDENVEYVKVYMGKPSFNGSDIPLNNLDELIDQEVAIGKEKYNMTSLLMGVPHTIIFENHKEYEVQEGENIEKFSLFKKGTNVDFVKVNNKNHIRVNTWERGAGATLACGTGCCASVVVAKKLGYVSEEKIFVKAPGGNLIVEVLEDGVYMSGPAEFICKGNIIL; encoded by the coding sequence ATGGAATTTTATAAGATGCATGGAGCAGGAAATGATTTTATATTCATTGAAGACTTTAATTGTGAAATTAAAGATGAATGTAATTTAGCTAAAAAGGTTTGTGATAGACATTTTGGAATTGGAGCTGATGGCTTAGTTATTGTTAGAAAATCAAAAAAATCATCAGCAAAAATGGTTATTATAAATTCTGATGGTTCTAGGGCAAATATGTGTGGAAATGCAATAAGGTGTTTTGGAAAATATGTTTATGAAAATAAAATCATAAATAAACTTAAATTTTCAATTGAAACAGAAGATGGTATTAAGGAAATAGAATTAATCCTAAAAGATGAAAATGTAGAATATGTAAAAGTGTATATGGGAAAACCATCTTTTAACGGAAGTGATATACCATTAAATAATTTAGATGAATTGATAGATCAAGAAGTTGCTATAGGTAAAGAAAAATATAATATGACAAGTTTATTAATGGGAGTACCTCATACTATCATTTTTGAAAATCATAAGGAATACGAAGTTCAAGAAGGAGAAAACATAGAAAAATTTTCTTTATTTAAAAAAGGAACAAATGTTGATTTTGTAAAGGTTAATAATAAAAATCATATACGTGTAAACACATGGGAAAGAGGTGCTGGAGCAACGCTTGCTTGTGGCACTGGATGCTGTGCTTCAGTTGTAGTTGCAAAGAAACTTGGGTATGTAAGTGAAGAAAAAATATTTGTAAAGGCTCCAGGTGGAAATCTTATAGTAGAGGTTTTAGAAGATGGAGTATATATGAGTGGACCAGCAGAATTTATTTGTAAAGGAAATATTATTTTATAG
- a CDS encoding YggT family protein, producing MAFIIGNFISTLFRILELAILIECISSWISPGKQNQFLNIISNFTYPVLEPFRKLQYKFMPNMMIDFSPIFAIFALDIIKAIILSIIY from the coding sequence ATGGCATTTATTATTGGGAATTTTATTAGTACACTTTTTAGAATATTAGAACTAGCAATACTAATAGAATGTATATCTTCTTGGATATCTCCAGGAAAGCAAAATCAATTCCTTAATATAATAAGTAACTTTACTTATCCAGTACTAGAACCATTTAGAAAGCTTCAATATAAGTTTATGCCAAATATGATGATAGATTTTTCACCTATTTTTGCAATTTTTGCATTAGATATAATTAAGGCTATCATATTATCAATAATATATTAA
- a CDS encoding cell division protein FtsQ/DivIB: protein MGVIIFVTKSNVFIVKKVAVTGNPIITGEDVKARCEKVLGENIFFVSKSDLTKEAKKNPYVEAVTVTKKFPKQININIVEKEGIYYIDEGKNKLILSNKLVLLEKTDDLRGRSLVEVKGIQYKEGEVGERVLEDNRISEILTTFYNIVRNNPTDYNISSIDLNDLTNIKVYIGEVEGRLGNDEKLLDKMNKILHIVSSPEVAMNKGYIDVSFEGSPVYRHE, encoded by the coding sequence ATGGGAGTAATAATATTTGTTACAAAATCAAATGTTTTTATAGTAAAAAAGGTAGCAGTTACAGGTAATCCAATAATAACTGGTGAAGATGTGAAAGCGAGATGCGAAAAAGTACTTGGAGAAAATATATTTTTTGTAAGCAAGTCTGATTTAACGAAGGAAGCTAAAAAGAATCCTTATGTTGAAGCTGTAACCGTAACAAAAAAATTTCCTAAACAAATAAATATAAATATAGTGGAAAAGGAAGGAATTTATTATATTGATGAAGGAAAAAATAAGCTGATTTTAAGTAACAAATTGGTCTTACTTGAAAAAACTGATGATTTAAGAGGAAGAAGTTTAGTAGAGGTAAAAGGAATTCAATATAAAGAAGGAGAAGTTGGAGAACGAGTTTTAGAAGATAATAGGATTAGTGAAATATTAACTACTTTTTACAATATAGTACGAAATAATCCAACTGATTACAATATAAGTTCTATAGATCTTAATGATTTAACTAACATTAAAGTATATATAGGGGAAGTAGAAGGAAGACTAGGAAATGATGAAAAATTATTAGATAAAATGAATAAGATACTTCATATTGTATCAAGTCCAGAGGTAGCAATGAATAAAGGATATATAGATGTTAGTTTTGAAGGTTCACCTGTATATCGTCATGAATAG
- a CDS encoding DivIVA domain-containing protein — MKLTPMDITNKEFKKGLRGYNVEEVDEFLDEIVENYEELYKENSNLKEKLTNMQEKVDHYSQIETTIQNTLVLAQNAAEQAKSSAQKEAELVLKNANETAQKVLDKSHNDVIGINDEYERVKQEFIKFRAKYRNFMNTQLETFDDLEKDFIKNYNVSEPIDDGDMKEKDIVDQEVAIEISDEDLIDYDKNSLTEDLSEIKSFFAKE, encoded by the coding sequence ATGAAATTAACACCAATGGATATAACAAATAAAGAATTCAAAAAAGGATTAAGAGGATATAACGTAGAGGAAGTTGATGAATTTCTAGATGAAATAGTAGAAAACTACGAAGAGTTATATAAAGAAAATTCTAATTTAAAAGAAAAGTTAACAAATATGCAAGAAAAAGTGGATCATTATTCACAAATTGAAACAACAATTCAAAATACACTAGTTTTAGCACAAAATGCAGCAGAACAAGCTAAAAGTAGTGCACAAAAAGAAGCCGAGTTAGTACTTAAAAATGCAAATGAAACTGCTCAAAAAGTTCTTGATAAATCTCATAATGATGTTATTGGAATTAATGATGAATATGAAAGAGTTAAACAAGAATTTATTAAATTTAGAGCAAAATATAGAAATTTCATGAATACTCAACTTGAAACTTTCGATGATCTAGAAAAAGACTTTATAAAAAATTACAATGTTTCAGAACCTATTGATGATGGTGATATGAAAGAAAAGGACATTGTTGATCAAGAAGTAGCAATAGAAATTTCAGATGAGGATTTGATTGATTACGATAAAAATTCACTTACTGAGGATTTAAGCGAAATAAAAAGCTTTTTTGCTAAAGAGTAA
- a CDS encoding DUF881 domain-containing protein, producing MKISKSQIFVALVCALLGFLLAYQFKMLSNKNGPTEISNYDKNNIIAELESLRKEKEELQKSNGALSEELKALEESASKEGDLGKEIKNKLDTARMHLGIVDVKGPGVVITITPKTSIFESNTGVSGVSLGEEELVHIVNLLWYSGAEAISINDIRITPQTGIKVAGNGISIGSSGRIYPNDKITINVIGDKGRLNVGISFPGSLDYGALPNYNCEVKPSDDILILKTTQSIKNEFIKAVKE from the coding sequence ATGAAAATATCTAAATCACAAATTTTTGTAGCACTGGTATGTGCACTTTTAGGCTTTTTGTTAGCATATCAATTTAAGATGTTATCTAATAAAAATGGTCCAACTGAAATAAGTAATTATGATAAAAATAATATTATTGCAGAATTAGAAAGCTTAAGAAAAGAAAAAGAAGAATTACAAAAGTCAAATGGTGCATTATCAGAAGAACTTAAAGCACTAGAAGAATCAGCTTCTAAAGAAGGTGATTTAGGAAAAGAAATTAAAAATAAGTTAGATACTGCAAGAATGCATTTGGGTATAGTTGATGTCAAAGGACCAGGAGTAGTAATTACAATAACTCCTAAAACATCAATATTTGAATCTAATACTGGAGTAAGTGGAGTAAGTTTAGGTGAAGAAGAACTTGTTCATATAGTGAATTTGCTTTGGTATTCAGGAGCAGAAGCAATTTCTATAAATGATATACGAATAACACCACAAACAGGTATAAAAGTAGCGGGTAACGGTATATCTATTGGTTCATCAGGAAGAATATATCCTAATGACAAGATAACCATAAATGTTATTGGAGATAAAGGAAGATTAAATGTAGGAATATCATTTCCTGGATCTTTAGATTATGGCGCACTTCCTAATTATAATTGTGAAGTCAAACCAAGTGATGATATATTAATTTTAAAAACAACTCAATCTATAAAAAATGAGTTTATAAAAGCAGTTAAAGAATAG
- a CDS encoding DUF881 domain-containing protein, with the protein MNKSKQTFLIFLTTLILGISISTNINLGEIQSFVELNAKQYKDAIEERANLYKEIGNLKENNNEIKDKINDYMKEDEKNDKILEDMKAQILDYELFVGSSQVEGPGIVLKINDASINLEQDSQFEVADKIFHDNDMALVLNELRKAGAEAISVNNHRVIPWTGVICNWAFIGFDDNTMESAPFSIYAIGDPEKLKTALLEDGSHVKELIIRNLYVEIEEKDKITLLPSRATNEIEFMKRYENN; encoded by the coding sequence GTGAATAAAAGTAAGCAGACATTCCTTATTTTTCTTACGACTTTAATTTTAGGAATTTCAATTTCAACAAATATTAATCTTGGAGAAATACAATCATTTGTAGAGTTAAATGCTAAACAATATAAAGACGCTATAGAAGAACGAGCTAATTTGTATAAAGAAATAGGAAATTTAAAAGAAAATAATAATGAAATTAAAGATAAGATTAATGACTATATGAAAGAGGACGAAAAGAATGATAAAATTCTTGAAGATATGAAAGCGCAAATTTTAGACTACGAATTATTTGTAGGTTCAAGCCAAGTTGAAGGGCCTGGAATCGTATTGAAAATAAATGATGCGAGCATTAATTTAGAACAAGATTCACAGTTTGAAGTGGCGGATAAAATATTTCATGATAATGATATGGCATTAGTTTTAAATGAGTTAAGAAAAGCAGGGGCAGAAGCTATTAGTGTTAATAATCATAGGGTGATTCCATGGACAGGAGTAATATGCAATTGGGCTTTCATAGGATTTGATGATAATACTATGGAGTCAGCTCCGTTTAGTATATATGCAATTGGAGATCCAGAAAAGTTAAAGACGGCATTATTAGAAGATGGAAGTCATGTGAAAGAACTTATAATTAGAAATCTTTATGTTGAAATAGAAGAAAAAGATAAGATAACATTACTTCCAAGTAGAGCTACAAATGAGATCGAATTTATGAAAAGATACGAAAATAATTAA
- a CDS encoding RNA-binding protein → MKEKIINYFSEEDKIEALNLYEKYVLAVDKDIPVFGNDFYSPKTWKWFKENCETSEFKVTCEGIFKDSERKMISFNNIYDIPFPIKLLKVQGKSKFSNLEHKDFLGGILSLGIERNKIGDLIVEDNVCYLPIHEDIFKFLLSNVDKIGRTPCSIAEIQNEGDFPKIKFKEDVILISSLRIDGIVSKISKLSRSKAQMLIDQGQVLIDYNKIKDKSYEVKVDERIVIRGIGKFIVGEVIGSSKSGKYKLIIKKYT, encoded by the coding sequence ATGAAAGAAAAAATCATTAATTACTTTTCAGAAGAAGATAAAATTGAAGCATTAAACTTATATGAAAAATATGTTCTAGCAGTAGATAAGGATATACCTGTTTTTGGGAATGATTTTTATTCACCAAAGACATGGAAATGGTTTAAAGAAAATTGTGAAACTAGTGAATTTAAGGTTACTTGTGAGGGAATTTTTAAGGACAGTGAGAGAAAAATGATTTCGTTTAATAATATTTATGATATTCCTTTTCCTATAAAATTACTTAAGGTTCAAGGAAAATCTAAGTTTTCGAATTTAGAGCATAAAGACTTTTTAGGGGGAATCTTATCACTAGGAATAGAAAGAAACAAAATCGGAGATTTAATAGTTGAAGATAATGTATGCTATTTACCCATACATGAGGACATATTTAAGTTTCTATTATCTAATGTTGATAAAATTGGAAGGACTCCCTGTAGTATAGCTGAAATACAAAATGAGGGAGACTTTCCTAAAATAAAATTTAAAGAGGATGTTATTTTAATTTCTTCTTTAAGGATTGATGGTATTGTTTCGAAAATATCCAAATTATCAAGGTCAAAAGCTCAAATGTTAATAGATCAAGGTCAAGTTTTAATTGATTATAATAAGATTAAAGATAAGAGTTATGAAGTTAAAGTTGATGAAAGAATTGTTATAAGAGGAATTGGAAAATTCATTGTAGGTGAAGTTATTGGAAGCAGTAAAAGCGGAAAATATAAACTGATTATAAAAAAATATACATAG
- a CDS encoding THUMP domain-containing class I SAM-dependent RNA methyltransferase, with amino-acid sequence MYNLIATSTFGIESITAKELRALGYEDLEIENGKVTFEGDEMDIAIANVHLRTADRVLIKMAEFEATSFEELFQGTKSVKWHEIIPKDGIMHVVGKSVKSTLHSVPDCQSIVKKAVIDSMSEHYGINQFSESGSTYKIEVAILKDKVTLTIDTTGPGLHKRGYRELAGIAPLKETLAASMLLLSRWNDNFELVDPFCGSGTILIEAAMIALNIAPGCNRNFVAEEWSDEIRNTFAMVKDGAKKAVKDKEINLIGYDIDYRVLKVAMDNAEKAGVSKYIKFQKRDFMDFSSSKKHGFMISNPPYGERIGERETLEPLYKYMGQMKKKLSEWDFNILTSIEGFEKLLGVKSTKNRKLYNGTIRCYYYQYFDNIKIKNPGDTLINELMD; translated from the coding sequence ATGTATAATTTAATTGCAACAAGTACTTTTGGTATAGAAAGCATAACAGCTAAGGAACTAAGAGCACTTGGTTATGAAGATTTAGAAATCGAAAACGGAAAAGTAACCTTTGAAGGGGATGAAATGGATATAGCTATAGCTAATGTCCATTTGAGAACTGCAGATAGAGTATTAATTAAAATGGCCGAATTTGAAGCAACATCTTTTGAAGAACTTTTCCAAGGAACTAAGAGTGTAAAATGGCATGAGATAATACCTAAAGATGGAATTATGCATGTTGTAGGGAAATCTGTAAAATCAACACTACATAGTGTGCCAGATTGCCAATCTATAGTAAAAAAAGCTGTAATTGATAGTATGAGTGAACATTATGGTATTAACCAATTTAGTGAAAGTGGTTCTACATATAAAATAGAAGTTGCTATTTTAAAAGATAAAGTAACATTAACAATAGATACTACTGGTCCTGGCTTACATAAAAGAGGATATAGAGAATTAGCAGGAATAGCACCATTAAAAGAAACATTAGCAGCATCAATGCTTTTACTTTCAAGATGGAATGATAACTTTGAACTTGTAGATCCATTTTGTGGATCAGGAACTATACTTATAGAAGCCGCTATGATAGCATTAAATATAGCACCAGGATGTAATAGAAACTTCGTGGCAGAAGAGTGGTCTGATGAAATAAGAAACACATTTGCTATGGTTAAAGATGGAGCTAAAAAAGCAGTTAAAGATAAAGAAATAAACTTAATAGGATATGATATAGATTATAGAGTTTTAAAAGTTGCTATGGATAATGCTGAAAAAGCAGGAGTTTCTAAGTATATAAAATTCCAAAAGAGAGATTTTATGGACTTTTCAAGTTCTAAGAAGCATGGCTTTATGATATCAAATCCACCATATGGTGAAAGAATAGGTGAAAGAGAAACATTAGAACCTCTTTATAAGTACATGGGGCAAATGAAGAAAAAACTTAGTGAATGGGACTTTAATATTTTAACTTCTATTGAAGGATTTGAAAAATTATTAGGAGTAAAATCTACTAAAAATAGAAAATTATATAATGGAACAATTAGATGTTATTATTATCAATATTTTGATAATATAAAAATTAAAAATCCAGGAGATACATTAATAAATGAATTAATGGATTAA
- a CDS encoding cell division protein SepF: MSNVLTKMKSFLGLGDEEYDEYDDFDESYEDSEDDDMEDMIEPVITNKKNSKVVNIHTSPTTKVTITKPVDYEEATEICDALKNRRIVLVNTTLLELKIAQRLLDFISGSCYALGGELQQIEKGVYILSPSNVEVTNELKNELSSKALFNWSK; this comes from the coding sequence ATGAGTAATGTATTAACAAAAATGAAGTCATTTTTAGGATTAGGGGACGAAGAATATGATGAATATGATGACTTTGATGAAAGTTATGAGGATTCAGAAGATGATGATATGGAAGATATGATAGAACCTGTTATTACAAATAAAAAGAATAGCAAGGTTGTAAATATTCATACATCACCAACAACAAAAGTAACGATAACAAAACCGGTTGATTATGAAGAAGCAACTGAGATTTGTGATGCTTTAAAAAATAGAAGAATTGTGTTAGTAAATACTACATTGTTAGAATTAAAAATAGCACAAAGATTGTTGGACTTTATAAGTGGTTCTTGTTATGCTTTAGGCGGAGAGCTTCAACAAATAGAAAAGGGTGTTTATATCCTTTCTCCATCAAATGTAGAAGTAACTAATGAGTTAAAGAATGAATTAAGTTCAAAAGCTTTATTTAATTGGTCAAAATAG